One region of Triticum aestivum cultivar Chinese Spring chromosome 6B, IWGSC CS RefSeq v2.1, whole genome shotgun sequence genomic DNA includes:
- the LOC123138913 gene encoding serine/arginine-rich splicing factor RSZ21: MARLYVGNLDARVTAGELEDEFRVFGVLRSVWVARKPPGFAFIDFDDKRDAEDALRDLDGKNGWRVELSRNDRGDRGGRGGGGGGGGGGRDRGGSDMKCYECGESGHFARECRLRIGSGGLGSGRRRSRSRSRSRSPRYRRSPSYGRRSYSPRDRSPRRRSASPAPARGRSYSKSPVRARDDSPDAKGYRRSRS; the protein is encoded by the exons ATGGCCCGCTTGTATGTTGGCAACTTGGATGCCCGGGTGACTGCTGGGGAACTTGAAGACGAGTTCCGTGTGTTTGGAGTTTTGCGAAG TGTCTGGGTTGCACGTAAGCCACCTGGTTTTGCGTTTATCGATTTTGATGACAAGCGGGATGCTGAGGATGCACTTCGTGATCTagatg GCAAGAATGGATGGAGGGTTGAGCTGTCTCGCAATGACCGTGGTGACCGTGGaggtcgtggtggtggtggtggtggcggcggcggcggtcgtgaTCGTGGTGGGTCTGATATGAAATGCTATGAATGTGGTGAATCTGGGCATTTTGCTCGTGAATGTCGTCTGCGTATTGGTTCTGGTGGTCTGGGCAGTGGAAGGCGTCGCAGCAGGAGCCGCAGTCGCAGCCGCAGTCCTAGGTACCGTAGGAGTCCGAGCTATGGCAGAAG AAGTTACAGCCCTCGTGATCGCTCTCCAAGACGCCGCAGTGCTTCTCCAGCCCCAGCCCGTGGTCGCAGCTATAGCAAGTCACCGGTCCGTGCCAGGGATGATTCTCCTGATGCTAAAGG GTATCGCCGCAGCCGGAGTTAG